A window of Thermovenabulum gondwanense genomic DNA:
ATTGTTTGCAAAATAATTTTATTTCTTCTGGTATATTTTAAGCCTTCCCAAATATCTATGAGCATTTTATTGTTTTTCTTTGTATTCATAGGCTTTATGCCCACATCAATTAAAAAAAGACCTATTAATACTGCAATAAAACTTAATCCATTTAACAAAAAACAAATACTCATTCCGACATTTTTAAGAAGGATTCCCGCAATTGCAGGACCTATTATCCTTGCAAGATTAAAATTCATAGAATTTAGCGCAACAGCATTATAAAGTAATTCCTGGCCGGCCAATTCTATAACGAAAGATTGTCTAACAGGCATATCGAAAGTATTTACTATCCCGATCAATAAACCAAAAATTAGTAGGATGTAGTAATTAATTATTTTCTTCCAGGTCAAAACTGATAACAAAAAGGCTAATAGCATTAATAAACTCTGGGTAAATATCAATAACTTTTTCTTTGGTAAATGATCGGCTATAGTTCCTGCCAAAAGGGACAAAAATAATTGGGGTGTAAATTGAACCGCATTATAGAACCCCACCAAAAAGGCAGAATTTGTTAACGTTAGAACAAGCCAGGAAAGCGCTGTATTCTGAAGCCAGGTACCAATAAGGGAAATGCACTGTCCCATCCAAAAATATTTAAAATTCTTAGATTTAAAAGCTTCAAAAGGATTTCTTATGCCGCTCATTTCTATATCATACTCCCGATTTTAATATTAGGCTTATCCTATTACGATTAATTATTTTATCATTTTTTATAGAAATTTAAAACAAATTTTACACTAAAATATTTCTATATTAAAACATATTATTATAAAATTTACCAATAGAAGGTGAAAAATTATGGAAAATTTTTCGTTGGGTATTGACCTTGGAGGGACAAAAATTGCAACCTGTATTATCGATAATAACGGTAATATTTTTGCCAGGGTTGAAATGCCCACTTTAGCAAAAGAAGGACCCGAAAAAGTAATTTCAAGAATGAAAAAAAGTGTTTATGATGTTTTAAGTCAAATAAATTTATCATTGAATGAAATTGCAGGAATAGGTATCGGAGTTCCTGGTCCTATAGACGTAGAAAAGGGAACCATTCAGAATCCGCCAAATCTCCCGGGATGGAAGGATATCCCTTTATGTTCAATTATGTTTAGGGAATTTAATACAAAAATAATTATAGAAAATGATGCTAATTCAGCTGCTCTTGGAGAATTTTTATTCGGAGCCGGAAAGGGAGTTAAAAATTTTATTTACATAACAATAAGCACAGGTATAGGAGCGGGAATCTTTATCGATGGCAAACTCTTCAAAGGTATAGGAAGAAATGCTGGAGAGGTAGGCCATATGACTATCAATTTTGAAGGTCCTATATGCGGATGCACAAACTCGGGATGCTGGGAAGCCTATGCTTCGGGCACTGCTTTGTCAAGGTTCGCCAAAGAAGGAATTTTATCAGGGATAAAAACAAAAATAATTGAAAAAGCCCGGAATGAAGAAATTACGGCGGAACACGTTTTTTCAGCCGCAAGAAAAGGTGATAATTTTGCTTTAACCCTCGTGGAAAATGAGGGATATTATCTTGGAGTGGGGCTTGCTAATCTAATAAATATCTTCAATCCCGGGCTCATTGCCATCGGAGGGGGGCTTACTCAATGCTGGGATATGTTCTATTCAAAGATGATGAAAACCATTAAAGAAAGATCTCTACCTGCTAACCTTAAACACCTTGAAATCGTAAAAGCCAAATTGGATAAAGATGCAGGTGCAATAGGCGCGGCATCATTGGCTTTTTTATAAGGTTAACTTCTAATTATTCTACCTTGTATTTTGAACCTTCAATTATTTTTTCTTCAGTTATATTATAAAGTTCATCAAAAAAATTTATTTTGAAACTTGCCGGACCGTAAATATTAGATTTTTTTGCCGCAAGTTCACCGCTAAGACCAAAAACTACTAAAGCTGCAACGGCAGCTCTAAAATAATCTTTTTCTACTCCACAAAAACTACCAATAACCGACGATAACATGCATCCAGTACCAGTAATCGTCCCCATTAAATAGTGACCATTATTGACAAAGGCTATTCGTTCTCCATCTGTAACTATATCCGTGGCACCTGATACCACAACTACAGTATTTAATCTTTTGGCCAGTTCCTTGGAAGCAGGCAAAAGATTTTCACTGCTTTTTACCGCTTCCACTCCCTTTATTTCTCCTCCTGCACCGGCAAGGGTACCTATTTCCGCACTATTACCTTTTATTACTGAAACTTTCACTTCGTTAAGTATTCTCCAGGTACTTTTTGTCCGTAAAGGTGTTGCCCCTGCTCCTACAGGATCAAGCACAACGGGTATCCCCAGCTGATTCGCTTTTTCCCCGGCTTTTATCATCGCGTCTACCTGCTCTTTCGTAAGTGTACCTATATTGAGGACTAAGCACGAAGCAGCTTTTACCATATCCTCTACTTCTTCAAGGGCATGAGCCATAACAGGTAGTGCTCCCACTGCCAGTGTAACATTTGCACAGTCATTTACGGTCACCATATTAGTAATATGGTGTATAAGAGGTTTATTTTCCCTGACTTTTTTTAAAATGCCGGAAATCATTTTTATACCTCCGTTATTTTATGATGTTTTTAATTAGTTTAAAATGCGTAGAATAAATAAAAAATATAGAACAAATAAAAAATCGTACCCAGCGGTACGATTTCACACTTTTACTACCTTCCCTCCGCTGGCATTACCCAAACAGGTTCAAGGGTTCGGGAAAATTTCCCGTCTCAGCCGCTTAAGCAGTACTTAAGCAGCACCCCCGGTAGTCTAATAATCTATTTTTTTGATATTTTACCCTGAAATAATCCTGCTGTCAATGCAATAAGATTGCTTTTTTATACACTTAACCATTTTCTCGTTTTTTTAAAGAATGTCCGTAATCAGTTCCTATTACCCTTCCTATGGAGTAAATTCTTCTTTTTATACACGAATTGCACTGCAGTGCACTTTCATTTATACAAATTTTGTTGGGATATAAAGTATAATGTTCCCGGTATTTCAGAGGAGTTACATTGGGCATAATAACGTTTGCACCAGCCATCAGAGCTTTTTCCCTGCCATCCTCCGGTCTCAAAGTAGCAAGAGCTGTAGTTGCCGGAATATGAGTATTTTTCGTTACTATCCTTGTCAAAGCAATTACTTTTAGTGTCATTTCGGCAGTCCCACCGGGATTGCCTGCAAGAGGTGTATCGGGGTGACAAATATAAGGGCCTACCCCTATCATATCGAGATCAAGTTTCTTAAACATTAATATATCCTCAGCCAGGTCTTCAATGGTTTGACCGGGTAATCCTATCATTACTCCCGAACCGGTTTGGTATCCTATTTGTTTTAGCCACTTCAAAATATTAATACGATTTTCAAAGCTTGAATCCGGATGAAGCTTAGCATAAAGCTCGGGATTTGATGTCTCAAATCTCATTAAATATCTATCAGCTCCAGCCTCATAAAGTTTTTCATACTCTTCATAGGACCGCTCACCGATGCTCAGCGTAATGGCAATATCCATATCATTTTTTATCCTTTTTATAAGTTCTGTAAGCTTATCCAGAGTATAGTACATATCTTCCCCTGATTGCAGCACAACAGTTTTATAACCCAATCTTGAAGCCAATGATACGGTTTCAAAAATCTCATCAATCTCCATTCGATAACGTCTTACCTTCTTATTATCCCTGCGTATTCCGCAATAAAGGCAATTATTCCTGCAATAATTTGAAAACTCAATCAGTCCTCTAAGATGAACCTCATCTCCAACATACTTTTTTCTTATTTTATCAGCTTTCTGATAAAGAATTTCTAACTTTTCCGGGTCTTCTAAAGAAAGAATATAGCAGAGTTCTTGCTTATTAAGCTCCACTTCCGAATCTATTTTTTCCCATATTTCATTTAGCATATAAATTCCTCCCAAAAATATGTCTTATTAATTTTAAAAGTTAAACTATACCACAATTTTTTCCACATAAGGGGAGGTTATAAGTCCTAACATTGTGCCATAATTCATTTTGAAGTCAATTATTGACCCAACTCTTATTTCTTTAAGTGAATTTGTTACATCAAGAATAAGGTGATCACTGCTGGCCCCGAGGATATTTATATGATCCTCATCTGGAATTAATCCTTCTATCCTGCAATCCTGTTTTCCCAGAGCTACTATTGCTCTTTTCATTGGGCCTTTATCTTCGAAAACAGGAATGTTACCAAAAGCATCCCTTCCTATTTCTCCAATAGGTTTTGAAGGCTTTGTTTTGACTTCTATTACTTGCGCTTTAAGGATCACCGTATTCTGATAAGTGTTAGGGATCTTTCGAAAGTTTGTTGAATCCGTACCCAAAAGAATAGCTTCACCAATCCTTAATTGATTAATGCGGCGGGGCAAAACCCCTTCTTCAACCATTTTTAAAGTAGCGGTATTACCTCCCGAAATGGTTTTTACTCGAATTCCATAAAATTTTTCCAATTCCTCAGCTATTTCCACCAAAATTGAGGTATTTTCTATTGAAGGGAGTACTCCTCCATAACACCCCACATTGGTACCTATTCCCTCAAACTCTATTCCGGGAAGTTCTAAAATCTTTCCTACTAAGTCCTTAACATCTTCCGGCATGACTCCTTCCCTTAAATCCCCTACATCAACCATTAATATAATTTTATGTACTTTACCATTTTCAACTGCTTTTTGAGAAATCAATTTTATTACTTCAAATTCCGAATTAAAACTACCATCCGCAAAATTTACTACATCGTTTATTTCGGAGGGCATAGGAATCCGGATTAGGTAAACAGGTAAATTTACACCGAAACTTTTTAATTTTACTATATTTTTTATACGTGAATCCCCCAGTTTTTTTACTCCTCCTTCGATCATCGTTTGCACTACTGGTTCCAAAGCACAGACGCCCTTTGTAATTCCCATCACTTCTATACCGTATTTGTAACACAGTTCTACGATATTCATCGCATTCTTTTTTATCAAAGATAAATTTATTTCTACTCTTGGATAGGTCAAAATACCACCTCCGAAAACTATAGCCCGTAGTATTTTTCCAAGTTTCTGTACTGTAATGCTTCAGCAATATGCTTTTCACTTATTCTTTCTTCTCCCTCTAAATCAGCTATGGTACGGGATACTTTTAATATCCTGTTTAAAGCTCTTGCACTTAATTTTAATTTTTCAAAAGCTTCTTTTAAAAGAAGTTTTTCTGTTTTCCCAATTGAGCAGAATTTATTTATTAAAGCACCACTCAGTTCTGAATTATATAAAATCCCATAATTTTTATATCTTTCAATTTGAATGTATCTTGCGTTTTCCACTTTTTTCCTTATAGTTAAGGAATCGGTGGATTTTGTATCCTCAAAATCTGAGAATTTCACAGAAGCTACTTCAATTTGCAGGTCAATTCTGTCCAGCAAAGGCCCTTTTATTTTCCCGAGATATTTCTGA
This region includes:
- a CDS encoding MFS transporter, which codes for MSGIRNPFEAFKSKNFKYFWMGQCISLIGTWLQNTALSWLVLTLTNSAFLVGFYNAVQFTPQLFLSLLAGTIADHLPKKKLLIFTQSLLMLLAFLLSVLTWKKIINYYILLIFGLLIGIVNTFDMPVRQSFVIELAGQELLYNAVALNSMNFNLARIIGPAIAGILLKNVGMSICFLLNGLSFIAVLIGLFLIDVGIKPMNTKKNNKMLIDIWEGLKYTRRNKIILQTIILLFIMNVFIMNFNVLIPLYTKYVLHKDEAGYGFLLSSMGIGALLGALFVAVKSNKRPNIKTLYFSLIFYSLIFVLIGINKNYHFSSILFMLAGFSAILFTTTANSSLQLSSSDEYRGRVMSLYTMIFAGTTPLGSLISGSFAQILNIDKAFIALGLSCTILFSLYFFAINNNKRINLKRVDDL
- a CDS encoding ROK family protein; the encoded protein is MENFSLGIDLGGTKIATCIIDNNGNIFARVEMPTLAKEGPEKVISRMKKSVYDVLSQINLSLNEIAGIGIGVPGPIDVEKGTIQNPPNLPGWKDIPLCSIMFREFNTKIIIENDANSAALGEFLFGAGKGVKNFIYITISTGIGAGIFIDGKLFKGIGRNAGEVGHMTINFEGPICGCTNSGCWEAYASGTALSRFAKEGILSGIKTKIIEKARNEEITAEHVFSAARKGDNFALTLVENEGYYLGVGLANLINIFNPGLIAIGGGLTQCWDMFYSKMMKTIKERSLPANLKHLEIVKAKLDKDAGAIGAASLAFL
- the thiM gene encoding hydroxyethylthiazole kinase produces the protein MISGILKKVRENKPLIHHITNMVTVNDCANVTLAVGALPVMAHALEEVEDMVKAASCLVLNIGTLTKEQVDAMIKAGEKANQLGIPVVLDPVGAGATPLRTKSTWRILNEVKVSVIKGNSAEIGTLAGAGGEIKGVEAVKSSENLLPASKELAKRLNTVVVVSGATDIVTDGERIAFVNNGHYLMGTITGTGCMLSSVIGSFCGVEKDYFRAAVAALVVFGLSGELAAKKSNIYGPASFKINFFDELYNITEEKIIEGSKYKVE
- the hydE gene encoding [FeFe] hydrogenase H-cluster radical SAM maturase HydE, yielding MLNEIWEKIDSEVELNKQELCYILSLEDPEKLEILYQKADKIRKKYVGDEVHLRGLIEFSNYCRNNCLYCGIRRDNKKVRRYRMEIDEIFETVSLASRLGYKTVVLQSGEDMYYTLDKLTELIKRIKNDMDIAITLSIGERSYEEYEKLYEAGADRYLMRFETSNPELYAKLHPDSSFENRINILKWLKQIGYQTGSGVMIGLPGQTIEDLAEDILMFKKLDLDMIGVGPYICHPDTPLAGNPGGTAEMTLKVIALTRIVTKNTHIPATTALATLRPEDGREKALMAGANVIMPNVTPLKYREHYTLYPNKICINESALQCNSCIKRRIYSIGRVIGTDYGHSLKKRENG
- a CDS encoding alanine/ornithine racemase family PLP-dependent enzyme; this translates as MTYPRVEINLSLIKKNAMNIVELCYKYGIEVMGITKGVCALEPVVQTMIEGGVKKLGDSRIKNIVKLKSFGVNLPVYLIRIPMPSEINDVVNFADGSFNSEFEVIKLISQKAVENGKVHKIILMVDVGDLREGVMPEDVKDLVGKILELPGIEFEGIGTNVGCYGGVLPSIENTSILVEIAEELEKFYGIRVKTISGGNTATLKMVEEGVLPRRINQLRIGEAILLGTDSTNFRKIPNTYQNTVILKAQVIEVKTKPSKPIGEIGRDAFGNIPVFEDKGPMKRAIVALGKQDCRIEGLIPDEDHINILGASSDHLILDVTNSLKEIRVGSIIDFKMNYGTMLGLITSPYVEKIVV